Below is a genomic region from Thalassophryne amazonica chromosome 3, fThaAma1.1, whole genome shotgun sequence.
AAAAGATCAACCACAGAAATTTTAAAGTTGAAACTTGCATGAGACCTTGCTGTAAATAAAAGTTGCTGCTTGAATAGGTAACAGAAGTTGTCTGCGACATGTATAAGTTTTTAACCCATGCAAATGGGTAGAAATCGCTTTGCCAAACAGTTACACAAATTTTGCATGTTACCTAGATAAGTTGGAAAGTATACTTGAGCAGTCTGTCCAAATGTAAAATAATTCTAAATGTGATATAACAGTCTTCAAAAATAAGGCAGGGTGTTTGGTCAACATTAACTTCGTAGAAACGGAAATGTTTTATTGTGTACTACACCTTTTGTTTGAATATTGTGGCATATGTGTGTGTTGACGTGCACTAGACTATTTTCTAATGTTACAGAAACCCAGCATTCTTCAGAGGTATTCCAAGGTAAATGTTTCCTTTGGAGAAACTTCAGACTGGAAAAAATGAAATTTTACTGAAAGGCCATCCAGATTCCAAATATACTGTACAAAGTGtgattttaaagtttttttttttttaactactagGGAAAGTGCTGAACAGTAAGCAGTAGTGGTTCTTTGGCTCAGTCACTGAGGATGCTGGGTGATGAAAAAACAGTTTTATACAGACAGACTATATTTTATCTTGTACGACAAGTCTACAACATAAAGAACTCCAATGCTTTGAATGGTTCAGCAGTTTCCATATACATATTTAATAGTGAGAACAGCACACATGCAGCTAACTTGTGTGCAGTGGAAAAAGTAAACCTGCAAGTGCTTCTTGAAATTATGACATGTATACTAGCTCCCCCTCAAAACACTGAATCCCAGCATTTACAAGACTtacgggggttggtaaggttagacttaactgtgaaatgccttgaggcagctttgtgatttggcactatataaattaattgaattaCTATTCTAACAATTGAGAATTCCAATACCCACTTTATTGAAGAAAACTACTAAAATTTCCAATCTCATAAAAATCTTGATTTGTTTGGAGGTGTATTACCTGCTACACAATTGCCAATGACTCATAAAAATGTAAACTTTAAAAAGTATTATGCTAgaccattttaaaataaatttgtaaGGTGAAAAATGATACAGAATCAAGTGTGGATTATGGAGTTGTCAAAAATACCATAGTATTCTCAAATACGTTTATTTTAAAACCACTCTAATAATCTTTACTGTTTTCAATGCATTTTTGGATTCCAGTGCATTCATAAAATGCAGTTTTAAATTTTTTGGTACAATACAGGTACATTCTAAAACTCATATCTACTTATCCAAATTATCTATTCATTACAAGATTTGAGATTCTTCAATAAAGAGAAAGCACTTAATTTCCCCACCTCAACCCTGTGACCCACATTAAACATGAGGTAATATCCTTGATGTGCTTCAAGTATCTAAAAGTGGATGATTACCACCTGATGTTAGAAAAAGAGAATCAAAAGCAAACTAATTTCTTTGGACAAACATTTGAAATGTTTGCACAACATCACAGAGACAAGATAATTTATTTAAGGTCACAAGTGAACAACCTTCAATTTTGAAGAACACATCTCACCCGTTTAACTGAATGGGGGTGGTGGCAGTTGACTTCCTCTTAATAACATAGCAACATGTCAAATGCCACATGCATTTGCTCAaaatatcaatttttttttttttttttatgaatatgcctctttatacaacccctggcaaaaattatggaatcaccggcctcggaggatgttcagtctgtcgtttaattttgtagaaaaaaaagcagatcacatacataacacaaaactaaagtcatttcaaatggcaactttctggctttaagaaacactataagaaatcaagaaaaaaagattgtggcagtcagtaacggttacttttttagaccaagcagaggaaaaaaatatggactcactcaattctgaggaataaattatggaatcaccctgtaaatttccatccccaaaactaacagctgcatcaaatcacatctgctcgacattaaccctatgtcatgaaattgaccctatgtctttttgcaaggaatgttttcagtttttgctctatggcaagatgcattatcttcttgaaaaatgatttcatcatccttaaacatcagaaaagtgtccaaaatatcaacgtaaacttgtgcatttattgatgatgtaatgacagccatctccccagtgcctttacatgacatgcagccccatatcatcaatgactgtggaaatttacatgttgtcttcaggcagtcatctttataaatctcattggaaaggcaccaaacaaaagttccagcatcatcaccttgcccaatgcagattcgagattcatcactgaatgactttcatccagtcatccacagtccacaattgcttttctttagcccattgtaaccttgtttttttctgtttaggtgttaatgatggctttcgtttagcttttctgtatgtaaatcccatttcctttaggcggtttcttacagttcggtcacagacgactccagtttcctcccattcgttcctcatttgttttgttgtgcattatcgatttttgagacatattgctttaagttttctgtcttgacgctttgatgtcttccttggtctaccagtatgtttgcctttaacaaccttcccatgttgtgtgtatttggtccagagtttagacacagctgactgtgaacaaccaacatcttttgcaacattgcgtgatgatttaccctcttttaagagtttgataatcctctcctttgtttcaactgacatctctctcccatgattcatgtcagtccacttggtgcaacagctctccaaggtgtgatcactcctttttagatgcagactaacaagcagatgtgatttgatgcaggtgttagttttggtgatgaaaatttacagggtgattccataatttattcctcggaattgagtgagtccatatttttttcctctgcttggtctaaaaaagtaaccgttactgactgccacaatctttttttcttgatttcttatagtgtttcttaaagccagaaagttgccatttgaaatgactttagttttgtgtcatgtctgtgatctgcttttttttctacaaaattaaacaactgaatgaacatcctccgaggccggagattccataatttttgccaggggttgtaatcttgAATTACTAGTAAGTGATCAAAATGTACCTGGACTATAACAAGAACTTCAATGCTCAATGTATATTTGGTTAAACATCTGCTTCAAGGTCAGAATGAAAAAGGCACAATACAATGAACTAAACACACCAAAATCATTTAAATACAGCATAAATACCACTGGTTTGATGGTTTAAAGAGTAGGAGAACCATGTTGAGTTTTGGAAATCTCTAGAAACCTCTTCAGTAGTGCCTGTAATTGTGGCAGTGATACTAGTTTCACCTTTCTCATTGAGAGAATGTACAGGGCATGTTTGTTCTATAAAATAGTTTAATGTAATCTTAGTACTCTGGCAGGAATCAGTGCAACAAATGCCATCatagaaaataaaaattaaatgcgtttctctcacacacacaaaggccTTCATTTTTCACTTAAAATATCTCAAACTCATTCAAGCACAAACACACTGAACCATCAATCTCGCCCTGACACAAAGTGCTATACCAAGTCACTGACAGCCTCTCATCTATTTGTTGGACTTAGACCTGGTTTACGGGTTTGGTCTGCTGCTCATTTAGGTGAAGACAAATTAAAATCTTGTGCCCCATCAATCCCACatggaccaaaaaataaaattaaaaatcttTCCAGAACTTAAGGTACATTTGGAAATATATTTCGTAACCATGTATCAAAATCTCTCCAGATTTCTTTCTAGCTGAGCCTATCAGATATTCACGTAAGGAATTCTTTTTAAATCTCTGAAGTGGGTGAAAAAAGCCCCCAGGGACTAAATCTGATTCCTTTAAAACACGTGCTGTGCATCAAGTTTGAATCTTAAAACTGGAGCAAGGCACATTTGAGGATAAAAAAATCCACTAACTGTCTACAATTAATTGAAAGTGCATTTTTAATTTATTCTTCAAAGTGCATTTAAAATGATTGGGAAAACCTTCAGAATATTTAAAATACAAATTCGATGTCTATCTTAATGGTGGTACATAGTAACTGTACCAACTTGAAATATTGTTGCTTTCACATACTTTAGTTCCTGTACAGACCAAACCCAGTCAGATCTTGCCTTCAGTGTAAAACCAAAGCTGTTGGTGAAGCTTCATTCTCAGTCAACAACATGCTCTCCACGGACAATGTGTGAGGAGAATTCATAGCGGTCCTGGCTGCGGTGGCCACAGATGTTACACTCGAAAGGCTGACGAAAACCGTGGCAGCCCATGTGGATGGTAAACATGACGTGGTCCAGGAAAAGCACGCGACAGTGCTCGCATCGGAAAGAACGCACAGCTCGCCCTTCTCCGTCTACAACTCGAAAAGCCTCTCTGGATGTAGAGGAGGGAGCTGTAGGAGACCCGGGTATTGGAACAATTGCAGGAGGTGGGGGGGCTGAGTGGCCCCCTTCCTCCCTGTCTTTGGCGTGGCTGGGGCTGTGCCTGTCCCTACTCCTGTGGTGCACAACAGCAGGAGGCGCTGGTTTGTGGTTGCTGGAGGGCAGGAGATGATGGTTGCTGGTACTGTTGCTGTATAGAGCTGGAACAGTACTGTTGCACGGTTCATCTAGCATACTCTCTGTGTCTGTAGAATCCTGACAGCCGTTACTTGGTGAGGCCACATGACTTCGACCCCCAGGTAAGTCCTCATGGCTCTCTGCTGCCTCCCTGCTTCCGACACCAACAGAACCCAACCCAACTCCAGTCCCTGTGCACTCCATCCTCAAACCAAGACCAACAGAAGTGTGAGCAGAGCTGATCATTGGATTGAGTTCTGATAAACATGAAGCGTGTGCATTGGGAAGCTGTAGCGGTCTCACTGTATCTGATACCCCTCCTCCACAACCTGCGTAATCTCCTTCAAGACTGGTAAAGTGTGGGGTTCCAAGGTCTACATGGTGCATGACTCCATCTTTTTCTCCACCAGCACTGAGCTCATAAGGTGCATCTGCAAGGCTGAGGCGCATGTGCTTCTGTCCTGCAATAAAGAAACAGTCTTAGAACAGGGCACAAAAGAGCTCCATGACAGTTCACAACAACACTGTGTAGAAAACTAATGccaagtttttatttttgcttcattCCAGGTTTCACACCTTTGCTAACACAAACTCTGAATGGACCTGTATTTGTAAAGCTATTACTAGAGTAGAACTAACTAACCAAAACTAAGCTCATTAACTTGGAcattgattaatcattttaggtgtgtgcattttgttgtttgtttttgtttttaaacacatCCCAATCTAATTTAATTTCAGGTTTGTTTTCTGGTTTCCTCACTTCTAAAGGCAGTAAACTGGATATCTTTGGATTATGGATAAAATTAAATATTTGAGGATGTTATCTTGGGCTTTGAAAGACTGATCAATAATTATCACCGTtttgtgacattttatggaccaaaggGGGGATTAATCCacaaaataatcaacagattaactgacaatgaaaatcatTTTGCAgcagtgcttttttctttttgtgtctcaGAAAAAACAAAAGTCTGTGAAAGATGTTCTTCCATATTTTCCCAATAAAAGCCTTTGTAATTTTTGACACATATCCTTtacatttgtaaaataaatactttttaagACTTAATATTTACATGCAACATTGAAAGTTATTAGTGGAATGTACAGTTATGACTTACTGCAAAATTAACAAATGGATAATCGACTAATCTGAAAACAATCAGAGCAATTTAAAAATACTTATGacatttatcaaaaaaaaaattgtgaggaTTAATCAATTACAAAAACATTAATAATTAGTTGTGTGAATGAGACTGGTTATCAATGAACCACCAACTGACTCAATACTCACAGGAAAAGCAGAAGTGCTGAAAATCACAGAGCACTGTAATCAATACATTCCTATTAATTTTTGAAAGCCATTTCTGATGTACTCAACATTCTAATTCGGCATTTTAGCAGTTGTGCTTTTACTgtctttgtctttgaacatccatTGCAAGTAGAGTTTTTCAAGTGCTAACGCCGACTCCCATTAACAACTTTTGATAACCGATTTGTAATCGGTCAAGTTTGGAATACCGCATTTTCTGGCATAAAGGTTGCagggttttttggggttttttttgttttttttgggggggggggggggggggggggggggggggggggacttataCTCAGCTGCGccttatatacagaaaaatcatacatttattATTCGTAATTATATATaatgcctgaatagatccttgtcatttgattggtttgTATGTCAATGACATGTATTAGTCATACAATTTGCCAGAGTGTTTAATTTACTGGGCAATTCTGGTActatttagtgtgcaattttggtactatatgttttgtgctattgcacgctgcAACCACCAGGCACGCTCACACTAAGGTTGAcggtgcttagcttaaaaacaaacatggcagggtttgttttTGTGACAGACGACAATTTGAATGAGCTTAAGATCAGTATGCCATAAactgtctggaggcatttgccgTATTTGCTGGGACGTCTGTAGCTGAAGTACAAGCGCTGTCAGATGAAaagctcaacaaatttctgtcgCGATTTTTTGTTGGACTGAGGAAAACAAatggcagtctgtacatgaagaagCCAGTGCACGGCGTCAGATACGGACTACATTGTCAGGATTGTTTCtgaactgtttttgcaagttgacgagaacaattttggattggattgctatttaaagttcatgattGACTATtgggaacctcttgacctcaaacgaCCAGcggcacacaccaaaatgtaagtcccttttttcttgtttataaatttataaaacatcaaatgacaagggcatattttaggtgttatataaaacaaataatgaatgttttttcattcgtgtaatggaaagaatatttcattcagtgaaatATGAAATGTTCCATCTTTTACTTCATGAATTCTTATCATTGCACTcgtaaacattaattatttgtataatattgatATAGGACTTTCATGGGCATCaacgcactaaacaaaataaactccaataataaaagaataaataccaaGAATaagaagtacactacaacaatacgCAATAATCtcaaattaatgagctgataatacagaaaaaggtgtaTCTTATATGCCAATATGAcgtatatgggtttttcctcttgaagaggcattttttttaacaggtaTGACTTATACTCCTAAAAATACAGTATGCTTAAAAGAATTTGAGACATCAGGATCAatcttgattaaaaaaaagtgaaTAGTCTGATTTTTACTGGTAAAGATCAGGTAAGAGTGGGCAATCGGGTCCAACAAGCAGTAATCAGGACTTTCCCAATTTTAGAATCGGGGTGAAAAATAAACTAACAGACTAGGTAGGGTCCTCCTTTGCAAAAATGAAACCCATAAAAAGCATGTTATGCTCCTCGACCGAAGACATTTTAGAGATTTTAAGATACATTTTTATCTTTTGCATATGACATTGTAGAGGAAtataaatttagaaaaaaaatataGGGGGTGTGAATGTAGACAGTCCCATGCTCAATTTGTCTAATACATGTAAAACTCGAATTAGGATTACTGTCGCTTACAAAGATAGAAGCCTGGAACCTGAAAAGCTGCCACATATCAAATAATTACGACAGTATTTGCATGAAAGACATGAAATAAATAGTGTGGGTGATTACCACTCATAATGTAAATATATGTACAGATACAGACAGACCCATGCATTGTATTAGTGCACAGTGGACAACAGTTGCTTATCTGTTGCTGCATGACTTAATACTACATATAGTCCTATGGCTTGGGTTAGAATAATGATTAAGTTTTTCTAATATATCGCCAGCAATCGTCTGCCCCATTTATGTTAAATTTCCCAAATCAAAAAGCTGTTAAAAAGGTGCATCAGTTTCTTTGACCTTCGCATGAAGAACAATGAAATGTGCATATGATGAAGCCTGATGGATTTTTGCCATTAGAGTTTGTGCTACACAGCCGCCAGAGAGTAAATACTAACAACTTAATTTTGCTGTCAGTCCTGAAGCCATATGAACTATTCTACACTTAATGCGGAAAACGCATCCTCACAACTCCTCCACGCTGACTATTTGCAACCATAACACTAAAACATACCCCTTTCTTGATTCAGTTTATAACTGAATTTAAAGATGATCATGCCACTTTGTGTAAGTAAAATCCGGAAAGGTGGTCACATTGTTATGTCAATGCTCACCTACAAATTTCTGTGGTGTGGATCTCTTGCGTTTGGTGACGCTGTTGGTAAACCGATCGATAAAAGCCATCTTGTCTGAGGAGGGTTGCAGTAGAGAGTCTGGTATAAACTCTAGCTCTCTCATCTCCTCTCCTGCACAGGGTGCAAACAAATTGTTGTGTAAATTTTCATGTATTCTTACAAAAGGACAGAGTTTATCTCAAATGTGTAAAGCCCCTATGTGGActtctttttttcttaatgtgACTGTATTGGGGTTATTCCGTAAAACATCTACAATAGCGCTGTTTTTGATATGAACACTTGGTGCAACAAAGTTGAAAGTTATCAAATTCTACAAATTGTGGTGTccccgaccgaacggtcccccctaaaaatcggtccaccctgccttcactgcgcatgcgtcatcagccgcggttcacggatcatcacctcatttctgcttaaaactgcaatccagtcatcatctatctcagcaacagatatctgaagcttttgtacaacaatcattaccacataaattcagcattatttcatcataaaagacgcaggaagcgatcagagcaccgcagctacacaagcagctagctgatgcattcactgcacgtcggtcatttcaaagcgtcacagagtatcacctcatttctgcttaaaatcgccttgtttctgcttaaaactgacttcagaatgatttaagaggttttaccttgtaatctgatggttaataatgacattaatccatttgatcgctttgggtgaagagactctgtctcagacaagcggctgagctctgaaatgacgcaggtgcagtgaaggcagggcggaccaatttttagtggactgtttggtctgcgacaatGGCTTTAAGTTGTGTGCCATTTCCAatcaaaatacaaaatgaaaacataacaaaatggactATTCTGTCAATTATTGCTTGATGGTTGTACATACAGAAAGTATTTGCAGCACTGCACgttccacattttttttctaagtccaaaatggatgaaatttttttttctcctcaaaatttgacacacaacaccccataatgacaatgtgaaaaaacgtTTTATAtgagatttttgcacatttattaaaaataaaaagtgcatgtcagagcacaaaccaattatgaagtcaaaggaattgcctgtagacctccaagacaggattgcctttaggcacaaatctggggaagggtacagaaacttttCTATTGCTTTGAAGGTTCTAataagcacagtgacctccatcatctgtaaatggaagatgtttggatccactaggactcttcagagagctggctgcccatctaaactgagctattgggggagaagggtcttGGTCAAGaaatgaccaagaacccaatggtcactctgtcaaagctcgaGCATTCCtcggtggagagaggagaaccttccagaaggacaactatctttgCAGTAATCCACAAATCAGGCGTGTATggaatggaagccactccttcgtagAAGGCACAAGGCAGCCCACCGAGAGTTTGCCAaacggcacctgaaggactctcagaccatgagaaacaaaattctttggtctgatgaaataaagactgaactctttggcgtgaatgccaggcaacatgtttggaggaaaccaggtaccgctCATCTcctagccaataccatccctacagtgaagcatggtggtggcagcatcatgctgtgaggatgtttttcagcagcaggaactgggagactagtcaggattgagggaaagatgaatgcagcaatgtacagagacatcctggatgaaaatctgctccacagcgctcttgacctcagactggggtgatggttcatctttcagcaagtcaatgaccctaagcacacagccaagataacaaaggagtggcttcaggacaactctgtgaatgtccttgagtggcccagtcagagccttgacctgaatctgattgaacatctctggagagatctgaaaatggctgtgcaccgacgctctccatccaacctgatggagcttgagaggtgctgcaaagaggaatgggcaaaactgcccaaagataggtgcaccaagcttacttaaggctataattgctgccaaatgtgcatcaacaacgtAATGAGCAAAGCACGTGAATacttatttatgtacatgtgatttcttagttttttactttttaataaatctggaaaaaaaaaaacttttttcatgttctcactatagggtgttgtgagtagacatGATTGAACATGGTAcatgtcacctcgctgtgggggaaggagccggagcttgtgggCCTCGTAtccatgcacagcctcggctccagaaccactctccttgatcggGTTGAACCTTACTGTTCTCTGAAGTTGCCATGGGTGTGAGGCACTGGATGGGTATTGGGATACTCAGGAGTCCCAGGCTGATTGCCACTATGTTGGAGGCAGATGAGACGGTTACCTCCCTGCACCTTCGAGTAGCGGAGGGAAAActctgtttgtgcatatgcactaaACACCAGTTCAGACTACTCAGCCTTCTttgcacacatgggcaatgacagacacctggagaggtgtgattgggaggaacaacCCCCTGATCAAAACCCGAGCAGTTAATttaatcaattcaatttcaatttaatcatcttacaatgcgccaaatcacacaaaagccgtctcaaggcacctcacacagaacaattcaatataaaaattaaataaataattaaaaatgaataaaaaattcaaatacataattaaaaacagaagtaaaagaataaaacagataaaaactaATAACTAAAGCAGTTATTTGTTACtggatttctgtgctagtcatggactatcCATAACAAACATCGTGTTTGAATAAGTGTACACGGTACCAGAGCATCCTAGGCCCAAGgtcgatgatcaattttgtgattgtctcatctgatctgaggccgcatgttatggacactcgggtgaagagaggagcagagctCTTAACTGATCGCCATCTGGTTGAGAGTTTGATCAGAGGGTGGCGAGGACTTCAGGCAAACCCAGTAAGCCTAAACtgatagtgtgggtgaactgggaatgtctggggagcccactgtctgacagatcttcaactcacacctccgatgGAGCTTTTTGGCATCCTTGTGACGGTTGagagcattgaaccagaatgggcaatgttcaaagcttccatttctgaagctgcagtggggtgctgtggcctgaaggtcttaggtgcctcaaggggaggCAACCCTCAACCACCTTGGTGGACatcagtggtcagggaagctgtggaacaaccgaccagctcttcactctcacaaggatcctagaGGAGGCCTGGGAGTATGGCCattcagtctacatgtgttttgtgggcttggagaaggcatatgatcgggtaccccgggagatgcaCCCCGGCTGGACAGGATGATTTCTGTGGCAGATGCGGGAGGACTCCGCTGTAATaacagatccaacgagtggctcGATGAACCCCCCCAACCCCTTCCTCCCCTGACGGTGGACTGGGCGCCTGCAGGGgagcagcttgggactccggcaaggacggttgcattcctcccctctcctcctttttctgttccctccacccccccaccccccgtgtctctccacccccctcaccctggcttcctccctgccacctcgaagccagcgcagtttttactgctgcagccttcaaccccccaaGCTGGGCAGCACGGGCCCCTCccactgcagccttcacccactttgcctcaattcggatgacagactgtttcaaagtttagtgtacataaacaatgtcaaatgtatatgtgttgtctttaattctgatatgtgccattattacgtaaacaagtaataattgtggattaattgctgtatcttgtctgaggtaattggagtgtaaacatcatttcgttgttgttgcacttgtgtaatgacaatgacaataaatctcatatcATGGACTCTTGACAATTATtgctgtgttgtgttctgtattgtaaacctttttggttgaatggcctaagtagtgggtcacccctttgagtctggtctgcttgaggtttcttcctcaatagcatcagagggagattttccttaccactgtcgcatgtgtgcttgctctaggggtttttAGTATTGTGATCATCGAGCGGCAGCCAGTCATAAGGCTACAACATGTGATTGCCACATGCTCGTTAGCGATATGCTGCTGCATGgtttgttgtgacatgcccacctcttccacaatttctcggatagtcacacgaccgaaaagccaccgaaagccgtcttaatcttccgaatggtggtcctgttagaagtggcttttcataagctaaattagatgtgaatgtccagagtatgtatttagttcatgaatcaaagtttttcagtttctgaactctttttcagaaaattttcacagaacattggttatctttgctatgcataatttgttgttgtattttggcaCTTGGGTTCTGATTCtgagagacaaacaaacaggcataaaattggaacctccatccaattttggtgatgtaggtacatccataacagaaaaatgagagtgactgaggcacttttgattgagatacaatgtaaaatgggtttttcaatattaaatttaaatgttcctaaaatccacaatccagatcagatctagatcaaactttctcaggcaatagtgagtgccagtctgcacctcactttcaaatataagagtgattggagcatgtttaagatataatgtaaaatatacactaacctgggtttcaaatgttaaatttaaatggccacaacatCTGTAATGACTTTGAAAATGGAaa
It encodes:
- the LOC117506993 gene encoding zinc finger protein Eos-like isoform X5 encodes the protein MRLYQQNNFSETTLTGTGGDSSMEREFSGSLGGPTVSTPNSKENSPSRSLSANSIKVELYSDEDRCCTTEDEKGERVEEPGAEQVTETAGGYRELSSVEPIPTGSTRLPNGKLKCDICGMICIGPNVLMVHKRSHTGERPFQCIQCGASFTQKGNLLRHIKLHSGEKPFKCPFCSYACRRRDALSGHLRTHAGQKHMRLSLADAPYELSAGGEKDGVMHHVDLGTPHFTSLEGDYAGCGGGVSDTVRPLQLPNAHASCLSELNPMISSAHTSVGLGLRMECTGTGVGLGSVGVGSREAAESHEDLPGGRSHVASPSNGCQDSTDTESMLDEPCNSTVPALYSNSTSNHHLLPSSNHKPAPPAVVHHRSRDRHSPSHAKDREEGGHSAPPPPAIVPIPGSPTAPSSTSREAFRVVDGEGRAVRSFRCEHCRVLFLDHVMFTIHMGCHGFRQPFECNICGHRSQDRYEFSSHIVRGEHVVD